A genome region from Mercenaria mercenaria strain notata chromosome 11, MADL_Memer_1, whole genome shotgun sequence includes the following:
- the LOC123531356 gene encoding sarcoplasmic calcium-binding protein-like, which yields MANDYLKGKWRLWFSVYDAKHKHQLSKEDVKEKEEKFAILNHLDAERKKQVIETMNKLLSENVFYGKSGPISEDEFVDMQNEDFKADKDNYVAKRRKYFTTVFNMIDLYGEGITEEEFVNAFRAMGHDNVSLDKKFFQDFKLVDGKIPLSVFVDAMVQFTTCEDSSKPDLVKHGLESGV from the exons ATGGCAAATGATTATTTGAAAGGCAAATGGAGATTGTGGTTCAGCGTGTATGATGCAAAGCATAAACACCAGCTGTCAAAAGAAGATGTAAAAGAAAAAGA GGAGAAGTTTGCAATACTCAATCACCTTGATGCCGAACGAAAGAAGCAGGTCATAGAAACCATGAATAAATTATTGTCTGAAAATGTATTCTATGGAAAATCCGGTCCTATTTCGGAAGACGAATTTGTTGACATGCAGAACGAGGACTTCAAGGCGGACAAAGACAACTACGTCGCCAAAAGGAGAAAGTATTTTACCACTGTGTTTAACATGATAGATCTTTACGGAGAGGGTATAACAGAGGAAGAGTTTGTCAATGCATTTAGGGCAATGGGTCATGACAATGTGTCGCTGGATAAAAAGTTCTTCCAGGATTTCAAACTTGTTGATGGAAAGATTCCATTGAGTGTTTTTGTAGATGCTATGGTTCAGTTCACAACGTGCGAGGACAGCTCAAAACCTGACCTCGTAAAACATGGACTCGAATCAGGCGTTTAA